In the genome of Kitasatospora cathayae, one region contains:
- a CDS encoding TadE/TadG family type IV pilus assembly protein has protein sequence MSISLAIVFPVVLLLLLLVVQAALIWYDRQVALTAAREGVDAGRVQGNTEQEAAEEAARRQAGDFLDRQGVHGYRVETGDSTAETIKVTVELTPPLLIPGLTGPSVRQYAEAPRERFVPPVVTP, from the coding sequence ATGAGCATCAGTCTGGCCATCGTCTTCCCGGTCGTCCTGCTGCTCCTGCTGCTCGTCGTCCAGGCCGCGCTGATCTGGTACGACCGGCAGGTCGCGCTCACCGCCGCCCGTGAGGGCGTGGACGCCGGCCGGGTGCAGGGGAACACGGAGCAGGAGGCGGCGGAGGAGGCCGCCCGGCGGCAGGCCGGGGACTTCCTGGACCGGCAGGGTGTGCACGGCTACCGGGTGGAAACGGGAGACAGCACGGCCGAGACGATCAAGGTCACGGTGGAACTGACGCCCCCGCTGCTGATACCCGGGCTCACCGGGCCCAGCGTCCGCCAGTACGCCGAGGCGCCGCGCGAGCGCTTCGTCCCGCCGGTGGTGACGCCGTGA
- a CDS encoding type II secretion system F family protein — translation MLLFALCGLAFAGGLVALVAWARGSEPADEDDGPARRDNPLASRAHVFWYGAPGAASLRMVRLRRIQLPLALVGAPLAWLFTGIPLTALLVPLAVFGLPWLFDTTRPDTHRIERLEALSEWTQRIADVLLLGVGLNQAIVTSRRTAPAALEDEIGELAARLQARWRPEEALHAFADSLSDATADKVLAALVLRAGDSGPGLARTLSDMADSVREEVRQRRAIEADRAKHRTTIRWLVGIIVLVVTVGSFNTEYTRPYGTFLGQVVLAVVAALFVAIIAWMRALASHPPVPRLLAPDRRSKGGRRGPGVERAPVERLGEVR, via the coding sequence ATGCTGCTCTTCGCGCTGTGCGGGCTGGCGTTCGCGGGCGGCCTGGTCGCCCTGGTGGCCTGGGCCCGCGGCAGCGAGCCCGCCGACGAGGACGACGGGCCCGCCCGCCGGGACAACCCGCTGGCGAGCCGCGCCCACGTCTTCTGGTACGGCGCCCCCGGCGCGGCCTCGCTGCGGATGGTGCGGCTGCGCCGGATCCAGCTGCCGCTCGCGCTCGTCGGCGCGCCGCTGGCCTGGCTGTTCACCGGCATCCCGCTGACCGCCCTGCTGGTGCCGCTCGCCGTCTTCGGCCTGCCCTGGCTGTTCGACACCACCCGCCCGGACACCCACCGGATCGAGCGGCTGGAGGCACTCTCCGAGTGGACCCAGCGGATCGCCGACGTGCTGCTGCTCGGCGTCGGCCTCAATCAGGCCATCGTCACCAGCCGTCGCACCGCCCCCGCCGCCCTGGAGGACGAGATCGGCGAGCTGGCCGCCCGGCTGCAGGCCCGCTGGCGGCCCGAGGAGGCGCTGCACGCCTTCGCCGACAGCCTGTCCGACGCCACCGCCGACAAGGTGCTCGCCGCCTTGGTGCTGCGGGCCGGGGACAGCGGCCCGGGCCTGGCCCGGACGCTCTCCGACATGGCCGACTCGGTGCGCGAGGAGGTCCGCCAGCGCCGCGCCATCGAGGCTGACCGGGCCAAGCACCGCACCACCATCCGCTGGCTGGTCGGCATCATCGTGCTGGTCGTCACGGTCGGCTCCTTCAACACCGAGTACACCCGCCCGTACGGGACCTTCCTCGGCCAGGTCGTGCTCGCCGTGGTGGCCGCCCTGTTCGTCGCGATCATCGCCTGGATGCGGGCCCTGGCCTCGCACCCGCCGGTGCCCCGGCTGCTCGCCCCGGACCGGCGCAGCAAGGGCGGGCGCCGCGGCCCCGGGGTCGAGCGGGCGCCGGTAGAGCGGCTCGGGGAGGTCCGGTGA
- a CDS encoding CpaF family protein, with protein sequence MRGSPLHQRPAADPAALPWAAPVPTAAQPQAQPQPQPQPQSQAQSQAYRPGPVAPQPVVLGSVPPGPVPPAAAPAAGPTAVPSQLPSLDLRGAATRPAVDPQVARELKRQVAAELHQQITRLTTASGAEPDRATRRQRGRALIEESVARWSDAYAQTHGIPPTREQDRALAEAVFDLLFRAGRLQPYLDDPEIENILINGCDDVWVSKVHQPLRQVPPVADSDAELVELLQDLARQHGGGERSLSTASPTLALRLEGGMRLQALTEVTPRPYVAIRRHRVASATLPEMVELGTLDATLAAFLAAAIRARKNVMITGTQGVGKTSLLRAMAAEIPPDERIGTLESEFELWLHTLGHLRQVVPMEAREGNGERVEGRPAGELSIGDLIPAALRMTLSRIIVGEVRSGEVVPMLRVMTNGEGGSMCTLHARGPHMVVDRIAELCLEYGSHMTDALAYRLTANALDLIVHVSMVDETAVGGRRHRFVSHVLEVTGLGESGRPALNTVFGPRPDLGEPRAVPHTPPQCLDDLRRAGFDATLLGSRYGSWATPLQLRIGGGAR encoded by the coding sequence GTGCGCGGTAGCCCCCTGCACCAGCGCCCGGCGGCCGACCCGGCCGCCCTGCCCTGGGCCGCGCCGGTACCGACCGCCGCGCAGCCACAAGCGCAGCCGCAGCCGCAGCCGCAGCCGCAATCACAAGCGCAGTCGCAGGCGTACCGGCCCGGCCCGGTCGCGCCGCAGCCCGTCGTGCTGGGCTCAGTCCCCCCGGGGCCCGTCCCCCCGGCTGCCGCCCCCGCCGCCGGCCCCACCGCCGTGCCTTCCCAGCTGCCCTCGCTGGACCTGCGCGGCGCCGCCACCCGGCCGGCCGTCGACCCGCAGGTCGCGCGCGAGCTCAAGCGCCAGGTCGCGGCCGAACTGCACCAGCAGATCACCCGGTTGACCACCGCCTCCGGGGCCGAGCCGGACCGCGCCACCCGCCGCCAGCGCGGCCGGGCGCTGATCGAGGAGTCGGTCGCCCGCTGGTCCGACGCCTACGCGCAGACCCACGGCATCCCGCCCACCCGGGAGCAGGACCGCGCCCTCGCCGAGGCCGTCTTCGACCTGCTGTTCCGGGCCGGCCGGCTCCAGCCCTACCTGGACGATCCGGAGATCGAGAACATCCTGATCAACGGCTGCGACGACGTCTGGGTCTCCAAGGTGCACCAACCCCTGCGCCAGGTCCCGCCGGTGGCCGACAGCGACGCCGAACTCGTCGAACTGCTGCAGGACTTGGCCCGCCAGCACGGCGGCGGCGAGCGCAGCCTGTCCACCGCCAGCCCGACCCTCGCGCTGCGCCTGGAGGGCGGCATGCGCCTGCAGGCGCTCACCGAGGTGACGCCCCGCCCGTACGTGGCGATCCGACGCCACCGGGTGGCCTCGGCGACGCTGCCCGAGATGGTCGAACTCGGCACCCTGGACGCCACCTTGGCCGCCTTCCTGGCCGCCGCGATCCGGGCCCGGAAGAACGTGATGATCACCGGCACCCAGGGCGTCGGCAAGACCAGCCTGCTGCGCGCGATGGCCGCCGAGATCCCGCCGGACGAGCGGATCGGCACCCTGGAGTCGGAGTTCGAGCTCTGGCTGCACACCCTCGGCCACCTGCGCCAGGTCGTCCCGATGGAGGCTCGCGAGGGCAACGGCGAGCGCGTCGAGGGCCGACCGGCCGGGGAGTTGAGCATCGGCGACCTCATCCCGGCCGCGCTGCGGATGACGCTCTCGCGCATCATCGTCGGCGAGGTCCGCTCCGGCGAGGTCGTCCCGATGCTGCGGGTCATGACCAACGGCGAGGGCGGCTCGATGTGCACCCTGCACGCCCGCGGCCCGCACATGGTGGTCGACCGGATCGCCGAACTCTGCCTCGAGTACGGCTCGCACATGACCGACGCGCTCGCCTACCGGCTCACCGCCAACGCCCTGGACCTCATCGTGCACGTCAGCATGGTCGACGAGACCGCCGTCGGCGGCCGCCGGCACCGCTTCGTCTCCCACGTCCTGGAGGTCACCGGCCTGGGCGAGAGCGGCCGGCCCGCGCTGAACACCGTCTTCGGCCCCCGGCCGGACCTCGGCGAGCCGCGCGCCGTCCCGCACACCCCGCCGCAGTGCCTGGACGACCTGCGCCGGGCCGGCTTCGACGCCACGCTGCTCGGGTCCCGGTACGGGAGTTGGGCCACCCCGCTGCAGCTGCGGATCGGCGGTGGCGCGCGGTGA
- a CDS encoding SAF domain-containing protein, with amino-acid sequence MENRTFATPGSGTPAGAAVSVALPEQQDQGGGRSRGRAVPHAPGRTMRARRRRPAVLAMAVALIAAGGLGGAALYNSTGQRVAVLALARDVPWGQVITEDDLVVARIAGDPALHPVSAQDRAKAVGMRAATDLKRGSMLTSSDLAQGLSVQPGQIVVGVSAKRTQLPASRLQPGVQIVVVNTPDNGRPDSLAATVITVGRVDTDGSQVIDVAVGSADGPRLAQWVAGGRIQVLLAPRGTAAGGSAPAGAGTPASSSAAPTGATPSGGAGSPSVPAGTGGA; translated from the coding sequence GTGGAGAACCGTACATTCGCGACGCCGGGATCCGGCACGCCCGCGGGCGCCGCGGTGTCCGTGGCGCTGCCGGAGCAGCAGGACCAGGGCGGCGGCCGGAGCCGGGGCCGGGCGGTGCCGCACGCGCCCGGCCGGACCATGCGGGCCCGGCGGCGGCGCCCCGCCGTGCTGGCGATGGCGGTCGCGTTGATCGCGGCCGGCGGGCTGGGCGGCGCCGCCCTCTACAACAGCACCGGCCAGCGGGTCGCGGTGCTGGCGCTGGCCCGGGACGTGCCCTGGGGGCAGGTGATCACCGAGGACGACCTGGTGGTGGCCCGGATCGCCGGCGACCCGGCGCTGCACCCGGTCTCCGCCCAGGACCGGGCCAAGGCGGTCGGCATGCGGGCCGCCACCGACCTCAAGCGCGGTTCCATGCTGACGAGTTCGGACCTGGCGCAGGGCCTGTCCGTGCAACCCGGGCAGATCGTCGTCGGCGTGTCGGCCAAGCGCACCCAGTTGCCCGCCAGCCGACTCCAGCCCGGGGTGCAGATCGTCGTGGTCAACACCCCCGACAACGGCCGGCCCGACTCGCTGGCCGCGACGGTGATCACGGTCGGCCGGGTGGACACCGACGGCAGCCAGGTGATCGACGTGGCCGTCGGCTCGGCGGACGGGCCCCGGCTGGCGCAGTGGGTGGCCGGCGGGCGGATCCAGGTGCTGCTGGCCCCCCGCGGGACCGCCGCGGGCGGGTCCGCTCCGGCCGGGGCCGGCACCCCGGCCTCCTCCTCGGCCGCCCCCACCGGCGCGACGCCCTCCGGCGGAGCCGGCTCGCCGTCGGTTCCGGCCGGAACGGGTGGCGCCTGA
- a CDS encoding pyridoxamine 5'-phosphate oxidase family protein, whose product MEREDRVETLSEAECLRLLSTVPVGRVVYTEHALPAVLPVSFEVLEGRLVLAVRRGSATARGLDGTVVAFQADLLDPVTRTGWSVLVHGRADAVRDPEQVRRALRSGLRPWVGDPEPLFIALVPELVSGRRLFPTGRGGPGQGALGQGTVGQGASGQGRSGQDAVGRPLLRP is encoded by the coding sequence ATGGAGCGTGAAGACCGTGTGGAGACCCTGAGCGAGGCCGAGTGCCTGCGGCTGCTCAGCACCGTGCCCGTCGGGCGTGTGGTGTACACCGAGCACGCACTGCCGGCCGTCCTGCCGGTCTCCTTCGAGGTCCTGGAGGGGCGCCTGGTGCTCGCCGTGCGCCGGGGAAGTGCCACCGCGCGCGGGCTCGACGGCACGGTGGTGGCCTTCCAGGCGGACCTGCTGGACCCGGTCACCCGCACCGGGTGGAGCGTGCTGGTGCACGGCCGGGCGGACGCGGTCAGGGACCCCGAGCAGGTGCGCCGCGCTCTGCGGTCCGGACTGCGACCGTGGGTGGGGGATCCGGAGCCGCTGTTCATCGCGCTGGTGCCGGAGCTGGTCAGCGGCCGCCGGCTGTTCCCGACCGGGCGGGGCGGGCCGGGGCAGGGCGCCCTGGGGCAGGGAACAGTGGGCCAGGGGGCATCGGGGCAGGGGAGATCCGGACAGGACGCCGTCGGGCGGCCGCTGCTGCGGCCCTGA
- a CDS encoding MaoC family dehydratase, with amino-acid sequence MTTFASLSDLTAAVGTELGTSEWHTIDQRKIDLFAEATGDHQWIHVDPERAKESQFGSTIAHGYLTQSMIPVLAKECYAVEGVRMALNYGSDKVRFPAPVPVGTAIRATAELLSATEVPGGVQAVVRFTITSEQSAKPHCVAEAITRFYA; translated from the coding sequence GTGACGACCTTCGCCTCCCTCTCCGACCTGACCGCCGCCGTCGGCACCGAACTGGGCACCAGCGAGTGGCACACCATCGACCAGCGGAAGATCGACCTCTTCGCCGAGGCCACCGGGGACCACCAGTGGATCCACGTGGACCCGGAGCGGGCGAAGGAGAGCCAGTTCGGCTCGACCATCGCGCACGGCTACCTGACCCAGTCGATGATCCCGGTGCTGGCCAAGGAGTGCTACGCCGTCGAGGGCGTGCGGATGGCGCTGAACTACGGCTCGGACAAGGTGCGCTTCCCGGCCCCGGTGCCGGTGGGCACGGCGATCCGGGCCACCGCCGAGCTGCTCTCGGCCACCGAGGTCCCGGGTGGGGTCCAGGCGGTGGTGCGGTTCACCATCACCAGCGAGCAGAGCGCCAAGCCGCACTGCGTCGCGGAGGCGATCACCCGCTTCTACGCGTAG
- a CDS encoding MBL fold metallo-hydrolase, with product MAGLSRAAWHRVRTDAFGAEPKGERLARIRRSPQFVDGAFRNPVPTRRLVYERTPLEITRAQLTADKTRRAPAAAVPVHRLLPVDLAVPPASGLRLTWLGHATVLAEIGGRRVLLDPVWGERCSPFDWTGPKRLHPVPLPLSELGPVDVVVISHDHYDHLDMRTVRALIGSGTVFAVPLGVGAHLEHWGVPAGRIVELDWWESAEVAGLTLTATPARHYCSRGPRTSTLFLWASWVVAGGGHRIFHSGDTGYFPGFAEIGRRLGPFDATMMQVGAYSEFWPEVHMTPEEGVRAHLDLGGELMLPIHWCTFNLALHPWEEPAERVVTAAQALGAHLAVPRPGKPFEPADPPALRLWWRAVAATPRGIEPLVAEGAEVREQVTGVSEQISNSVS from the coding sequence CTGGCCGGGCTGTCCCGCGCCGCCTGGCACCGGGTCCGCACCGATGCCTTCGGGGCCGAGCCCAAGGGCGAGCGGCTGGCCCGGATCCGCCGCTCGCCCCAGTTCGTCGACGGCGCCTTCCGCAACCCGGTGCCGACCCGCCGCCTGGTCTACGAGCGAACCCCGCTGGAGATCACCCGCGCGCAGCTGACCGCGGACAAGACCCGCCGGGCGCCGGCCGCCGCGGTGCCGGTGCACCGGCTGCTCCCGGTCGACCTCGCCGTCCCGCCCGCCTCCGGGCTCCGGCTCACCTGGCTCGGGCACGCCACCGTGCTAGCCGAGATCGGCGGACGGCGCGTCCTGCTCGACCCGGTCTGGGGCGAACGCTGCTCACCGTTCGACTGGACCGGACCCAAGCGGCTGCACCCGGTGCCGCTGCCGCTGTCCGAACTCGGGCCGGTGGACGTGGTGGTGATCTCGCACGACCACTACGACCACCTCGACATGCGCACCGTGCGGGCCCTGATCGGCAGCGGCACGGTGTTCGCCGTACCGCTCGGGGTCGGGGCGCACCTGGAGCACTGGGGGGTGCCGGCCGGGCGGATCGTCGAACTGGACTGGTGGGAGTCGGCCGAGGTCGCCGGGCTGACCCTGACCGCCACGCCCGCCCGGCACTACTGCAGCCGCGGTCCGCGCACCAGCACGCTGTTCCTGTGGGCGTCCTGGGTGGTGGCGGGCGGCGGCCACCGGATCTTCCACAGCGGGGACACCGGGTACTTCCCCGGCTTCGCGGAGATCGGGCGCCGGCTCGGACCGTTCGACGCGACGATGATGCAGGTCGGCGCGTACAGCGAGTTCTGGCCGGAGGTGCACATGACCCCCGAGGAGGGTGTGCGGGCGCACCTGGACCTGGGCGGGGAGCTGATGCTGCCGATCCACTGGTGCACCTTCAACCTGGCGCTCCACCCCTGGGAGGAGCCCGCCGAACGCGTGGTCACCGCCGCCCAGGCGCTCGGCGCCCACCTCGCCGTCCCCCGCCCCGGCAAACCCTTCGAGCCCGCCGACCCGCCGGCGCTGCGGCTGTGGTGGCGCGCCGTCGCGGCCACGCCGCGCGGCATCGAGCCGCTGGTCGCGGAGGGGGCGGAGGTGCGCGAACAGGTGACGGGTGTCAGCGAACAGATTTCAAACTCTGTCAGCTGA
- a CDS encoding acyl-CoA thioesterase, translating to MTDLTEQQRTIEQVPGPAARFAELLEIEQLDENTFRGRCHAGAPMRAFGGHVAAQALAAAGRTCAGTRAVHSLHGYFTLPGEPTRSIDYQVERLREGFTYATRQVRAVQGQKEIFNLTASFKLPEPDSGDRHREMPPLPGPETLPDAFSHWDEEQRTAIRSSDGFRDLELRFVPPDAPGVPSAVPGMPQQFVWLRIASPLPDTDPLLHTCALTYLSDLTLASTAGLHEQPNFFQRLEPPRLLMASLDHAMWFHRPFRADEWLLFAQRSPSASDGRGLSLGEFYDREGRLVASAVQEALIRRLT from the coding sequence GTGACCGACCTGACAGAACAGCAGAGAACGATCGAGCAGGTGCCCGGCCCGGCCGCCCGGTTCGCCGAACTGCTGGAGATCGAGCAGCTGGACGAGAACACGTTCCGGGGCCGCTGCCACGCCGGCGCCCCGATGCGCGCCTTCGGCGGCCACGTCGCCGCCCAGGCCCTCGCCGCCGCCGGACGCACCTGCGCCGGAACGCGCGCGGTGCACTCGCTGCACGGCTACTTCACGCTGCCCGGCGAGCCGACCCGGTCGATCGACTACCAGGTCGAGCGACTGCGCGAGGGCTTCACCTACGCCACCCGCCAGGTCCGGGCGGTGCAGGGGCAGAAGGAGATCTTCAATCTCACCGCCTCCTTCAAGCTCCCCGAGCCGGACTCCGGCGACCGCCACCGCGAGATGCCCCCGCTGCCCGGCCCGGAGACCCTGCCCGACGCCTTCTCGCACTGGGACGAGGAACAGCGGACCGCGATCAGGAGCTCCGACGGCTTCCGCGACCTCGAACTGCGCTTCGTGCCGCCGGACGCACCGGGCGTGCCGTCGGCCGTCCCCGGGATGCCGCAACAGTTCGTCTGGCTGCGCATCGCCAGCCCGCTGCCGGACACCGACCCGCTGCTGCACACTTGCGCGCTCACCTATCTGTCCGACCTGACCCTGGCCTCCACCGCCGGCCTGCACGAACAGCCGAACTTCTTCCAGCGCCTCGAACCGCCCCGACTGCTGATGGCCTCGCTGGACCACGCGATGTGGTTCCACCGCCCGTTCCGGGCCGACGAGTGGCTGCTGTTCGCCCAGCGCAGCCCGTCCGCCTCGGACGGCCGCGGCCTGTCGCTCGGCGAGTTCTACGACCGGGAGGGCCGGCTGGTCGCCTCGGCCGTCCAGGAGGCGCTGATCCGCAGGCTGACGTAG
- a CDS encoding TetR/AcrR family transcriptional regulator, with protein sequence MTKVDLSPRPVEAMSPRQLERRESLIAAALALVNEIGVERLQMKQVCERSGVALGTAYRYFSSKDHLLAAAIAEWHRLLLADLVAELRGPRAGLGATDRAVRFVRGGMRAYQRQPELARLRVAVAASTDPFASEALQGMARADSTALQAVTAEVPAAASDLVRHIVVHAWQGELTAWVTGRTTLGDARRRLEDVVRLVLTPYETHYPAPYEVQSTG encoded by the coding sequence GTGACCAAGGTTGACCTGTCACCACGGCCGGTGGAGGCGATGTCTCCGCGTCAGCTCGAACGCCGCGAAAGCCTGATCGCGGCCGCGCTCGCCCTGGTGAACGAGATCGGCGTCGAGCGGCTGCAGATGAAGCAAGTCTGCGAGCGGTCCGGAGTCGCCCTGGGGACGGCGTACCGCTACTTCTCCTCCAAGGACCACCTCCTGGCCGCGGCGATCGCCGAGTGGCACCGGCTGCTGCTGGCGGACCTGGTGGCCGAACTGCGGGGGCCGCGCGCCGGGCTGGGGGCCACGGACCGGGCGGTGCGGTTCGTCCGGGGCGGGATGCGGGCCTACCAGCGCCAGCCCGAACTGGCCCGGCTACGGGTGGCCGTCGCCGCCTCCACCGATCCCTTCGCCAGCGAGGCCCTGCAGGGCATGGCGCGCGCCGACAGCACCGCCCTCCAGGCGGTGACGGCCGAAGTGCCCGCCGCGGCCAGTGACCTGGTGCGGCACATCGTCGTCCACGCCTGGCAGGGCGAGCTGACCGCCTGGGTCACCGGCCGCACCACCCTCGGGGACGCCCGGCGGCGGCTGGAGGACGTGGTGCGGCTGGTGCTGACCCCGTACGAGACCCACTACCCGGCCCCGTACGAGGTCCAGTCCACCGGTTGA
- a CDS encoding sulfite oxidase: MPPRSAAGALAVPATAAPVFAPGRAAAEEVPRPVSGSVNPPGSVNPPGIVSSPGIVKPLPAQWFIQRDTNAEMRWEALRDADGEAAFGRHVPVERFFVRNHTSTPLIDPVGWRLKLFGSGLRGAPAPERAVEFTLDDLRALPATGIHAVIECAGNGRSYFHRQQGRHTPGTPWTLGSIGSASWRGVRLAEVLRAAGLTDGAVDVLPTGLDPDYVVGATNHGPVRRPLPIAKALDDTLLAYEMNEQPLTPDHGAPVRLVVPGWVGIASIKWVGSIEVADHPLHSPWNTEFYRMFGPGHPPGGGAALTTQVVKSAFELAEGARLAAGREHRLHGRSWSGTAPVHLVEVSTDGGLSWRPAELSDEPCAGDWTRWSILWRPERPGRHELRARATDRRGVTQPEREAFNREGYLFGAVVAHPVTVV, from the coding sequence ATGCCGCCGCGCTCCGCCGCCGGGGCGCTCGCCGTGCCCGCGACGGCCGCTCCGGTGTTCGCCCCGGGCCGGGCGGCCGCCGAGGAGGTGCCCAGGCCCGTGTCCGGAAGCGTCAACCCGCCCGGAAGCGTCAACCCGCCCGGAATCGTCAGCTCGCCCGGAATCGTCAAACCGCTGCCTGCCCAGTGGTTCATCCAGCGCGACACCAACGCCGAGATGCGGTGGGAGGCGCTGCGCGACGCCGACGGCGAGGCCGCCTTCGGCCGTCACGTCCCGGTGGAACGGTTCTTCGTCCGCAACCACACCAGCACTCCGCTGATCGATCCGGTCGGCTGGCGGCTGAAGCTGTTCGGCAGCGGCCTGCGCGGTGCCCCGGCACCGGAGCGGGCCGTCGAGTTCACCCTCGACGACCTGCGCGCGCTGCCCGCCACCGGGATCCACGCGGTGATCGAGTGCGCCGGCAACGGCCGCAGCTACTTCCACCGCCAGCAGGGCCGGCACACCCCCGGCACGCCGTGGACGCTCGGCAGCATCGGCTCGGCGAGCTGGCGGGGCGTCCGGCTGGCCGAGGTGCTGCGGGCCGCCGGGCTGACCGACGGCGCGGTGGACGTGCTGCCGACCGGCCTGGACCCGGATTACGTCGTCGGCGCCACCAACCACGGCCCGGTGCGCCGCCCGCTGCCGATCGCCAAGGCGCTGGACGACACGCTGCTCGCGTACGAGATGAACGAGCAGCCGCTGACCCCCGATCACGGCGCGCCGGTGCGGCTGGTGGTGCCCGGCTGGGTCGGCATCGCCTCGATCAAGTGGGTCGGCAGCATCGAGGTCGCCGACCACCCGCTCCACTCGCCCTGGAACACCGAGTTCTACCGGATGTTCGGCCCCGGCCACCCGCCCGGCGGCGGGGCCGCGCTCACCACCCAGGTGGTCAAGTCCGCGTTCGAACTGGCCGAGGGCGCGCGGCTGGCGGCCGGGCGCGAGCACCGGCTGCACGGGCGGTCCTGGTCCGGCACGGCGCCGGTGCACCTCGTGGAGGTGAGCACCGACGGCGGCCTGAGCTGGCGGCCCGCCGAGCTGTCCGACGAGCCGTGCGCCGGCGACTGGACGCGCTGGAGCATCCTCTGGCGCCCCGAGCGGCCCGGCCGTCACGAGCTGCGCGCCCGCGCGACGGACCGCCGGGGCGTCACCCAGCCCGAGCGGGAGGCCTTCAACCGTGAGGGCTACCTGTTCGGCGCGGTGGTGGCGCACCCGGTGACGGTGGTCTGA
- a CDS encoding alpha/beta fold hydrolase, with the protein MPSTTPAFAPLARIVQGSGPGLLLAHGAGGSARDNWGPLLPDLAAHRTVVAPDYPGSGDSPYEPGEPTLDEYADRLVAAADEEGLDRFDLAGFSLGAAVAVRIATRHPERVRSLLLIAGLAGGSARQSALAELMVRLRDRPAELADLMLTVVLGHSWVDALPADRFAVLREGLRSPLPAGFPQQFRLAARTDVRAELASIAVPTLVVSTVEDMLVQPSQHRLLAEGIPGARFVELPGGHLPMVEAMPQLREVAMEFVKD; encoded by the coding sequence GTGCCGTCCACCACCCCCGCCTTCGCCCCGCTCGCCCGGATCGTCCAGGGCTCCGGCCCCGGCCTGCTGCTCGCCCACGGCGCCGGCGGCAGCGCCCGGGACAACTGGGGCCCGCTGCTGCCCGACCTCGCCGCGCACCGCACCGTCGTCGCGCCCGACTACCCCGGCTCCGGCGACAGCCCGTACGAGCCGGGCGAGCCGACCCTGGACGAGTACGCCGACCGGCTGGTCGCCGCCGCCGACGAGGAGGGCCTCGACCGCTTCGACCTGGCCGGCTTCTCGCTGGGCGCCGCCGTCGCCGTCCGGATCGCCACCCGCCACCCCGAGCGGGTCCGCTCGCTGCTGCTGATCGCGGGCCTGGCCGGCGGTTCGGCGCGGCAGAGCGCGCTGGCCGAGCTCATGGTCCGGCTCCGCGACCGGCCCGCCGAGCTCGCCGACCTGATGCTCACCGTCGTCCTCGGCCACAGCTGGGTGGACGCGCTGCCCGCCGACCGGTTCGCGGTGCTGCGGGAGGGGCTCAGGTCCCCGCTGCCGGCCGGTTTCCCGCAGCAGTTCCGGCTCGCCGCCCGGACCGACGTCCGCGCCGAACTGGCCTCGATAGCCGTGCCCACACTGGTCGTCAGCACCGTCGAGGACATGCTCGTCCAGCCGTCCCAGCACCGCCTGCTGGCCGAGGGCATCCCCGGCGCCCGTTTCGTCGAACTCCCCGGCGGGCACCTGCCGATGGTCGAGGCTATGCCCCAACTGCGCGAGGTGGCAATGGAGTTCGTGAAGGACTGA
- a CDS encoding MerR family transcriptional regulator, protein MPGNTLPAARVGPIMRIGELARLTGVSARLLRYYEEQGLLRPARTTAGYREYDEEDTVRVWQIRSLLAAGLPTRVIAEILPCATGPTPALTACPDLLATLRGELADLDARIDDLTRSRLALSHYLATAHAPSAEQAA, encoded by the coding sequence GTGCCCGGGAACACCCTGCCGGCGGCCCGCGTTGGCCCGATCATGCGCATCGGAGAACTCGCACGCCTGACCGGGGTGTCCGCCCGCCTGCTCCGCTACTACGAGGAGCAGGGCCTGCTCCGGCCCGCCCGCACCACGGCCGGCTACCGCGAGTACGACGAGGAGGACACCGTACGGGTGTGGCAGATCCGCAGCCTGCTCGCGGCCGGCCTGCCCACCCGGGTCATCGCCGAGATCCTGCCCTGCGCCACCGGCCCGACGCCGGCCCTGACGGCCTGTCCGGACCTGCTCGCCACCCTGCGCGGCGAACTCGCCGACCTGGACGCCCGGATCGACGACCTCACCCGCAGCCGCCTTGCGCTCTCCCACTACCTGGCGACCGCGCACGCGCCGAGCGCGGAGCAGGCGGCCTGA